Proteins from a genomic interval of Colletotrichum higginsianum IMI 349063 chromosome 6, whole genome shotgun sequence:
- a CDS encoding Integral membrane protein encodes MNLHPPDSSKEVSWGPEDERFHEWKRPIPTVTDDGQPNDTIWECPEQRELDYEADWYRLASAPEFLVCTRCREMYLSGTSLVASLERVRLATGRCRFNVPRITRLLLPEYLKHSDEGPIREFMSSRPSVPDCKGQKGAKGGEGIKWFKPLDSRLEGVVSCEACFEDVVLSSSFRQHFVAYDTPQPADATWTCDVSLPFIGRSLVKYSKKPVDAWEEWVQAAVKHMNLPQCEKKSVSSSSRRWMELRGQRFPSLKICERCYEDTIALTTLDEHFEMVPQEPSATGLDWMDVALGYRTEEPAHWFCSAAEMPVYVSIAAAKTQKDIGVFYKALEVIVSSSPCTEKGIVGGTWYTLRGGGCDSYILCAACHAAYVETWQLDRLYQRVEGQDGSLALLCSFQRSAPRWLQHMYRMQEGIETGVWSRYAGFVRKFDGVPDCAREEQVPNRRWYGWDDCTICPECYVTFCKESSPLPGVEMDYDNHLVADLRMCCMYSPRMRGKWTEACAKGDAGGLVDFSRARHGAYQQTVLQVKMLRQMQEMQMMNAMHAGFMSVTYQGIEGLRVVSGTTDGYEHGGGALGWHATAEGATSAAFRNQMQAGMSQANSAGTWVMMAQLMEKWREFE; translated from the coding sequence ATGAACCTGCACCCCCCAGACTCATCGAAGGAGGTGTCATGGGGCCCCGAAGACGAAAGATTCCACGAGTGGAAACGGCCCATCCCTACAGTCACCGACGACGGGCAGCCGAACGATACCATCTGGGAATGCCCCGAGCAGCGCGAGCTCGACTATGAAGCCGACTGGTATCGCCTGGCCAGCGCCCCCGAGTTCCTCGTCTGCACCCGGTGCCGCGAGATGTACCTCTCCGGGACGTCTCTTGTGGCGTCCCTGGAGCGCGTCCGACTGGCGACGGGGCGCTGCCGCTTCAACGTGCCTCGGATCACAAGGCTCTTGCTCCCCGAGTACCTGAAGCATAGCGACGAGGGACCCATCCGGGAGTTCATGTCGTCTCGTCCAAGTGTTCCTGACTGCAAGGGCCAGAAAGGCGCcaaaggcggcgagggcatcAAATGGTTCAAGCCGCTCGACAGCCGACTCGAAGGGGTTGTTTCGTGCGAGGCCTgcttcgaggacgtcgtcctGTCATCGTCTTTCCGGCAACACTTCGTCGCCTACGACACACCTCAGCCGGCCGATGCCACATGGACATGTGACGTCTCTCTGCCTTTCATCGGCCGGTCCCTCGTCAAGTACTCCAAGAAACCAGTCGACGCCTGGGAAGAGTGGGTACAGGCGGCAGTGAAGCACATGAACCTCCCTCAGTGCGAGAAGAAGTCGGTATCGTCCTCCTCAAGGCGGTGGATGGAACTGCGCGGGCAGAGATTCCCGTCCTTGAAGATCTGCGAGAGATGCTACGAGGACACCATCGCCCTCACCACCTTGGATGAGCACTTTGAGATGGTCCCCCAGGAGCCCAGCGCCACGGGGCTCGACTGGATGGACGTGGCCCTCGGATACCGGACGGAGGAGCCTGCACACTGGTTCTGCAGCGCGGCGGAGATGCCGGTATACGTCTCGATCGCGGCGGCCAAAACCCAGAAGGACATCGGAGTGTTCTACAAGGCGCTGGAGGTCATCGTCTCAAGCTCACCGTGCACCGAGaagggcatcgtcggcggcacctGGTACACCCTGAGGGGCGGAGGCTGCGATAGCTACATCCTCTGTGCCGCTTGCCACGCAGCCTACGTGGAAACGTGGCAGCTGGACCGCCTCTACCAGCGTGTCGAGGGACAGGACGGCTCGCTGGCCCTTCTCTGCAGCTTCCAGCGGTCGGCGCCCCGGTGGCTCCAGCACATGTACCGGATGCAGGAGGGCATCGAGACGGGCGTCTGGTCCCGGTACGCGGGCTTCGTCCGCAAGTTCGACGGGGTGCCGGACTGCGCGAGGGAGGAGCAGGTCCCGAACCGAAGGTGGTACGGCTGGGACGACTGCACCATCTGCCCGGAGTGCTACGTGACGTTCTGCAAGGAGTCGTCGCCGCTCCCCGGGGTCGAGATGGACTACGACAaccacctcgtcgccgacttGCGGATGTGCTGCATGTACTCCCCGCGGATGCGAGGCAAGTGGACGGAGGCGTGCGCCAagggcgacgccggcgggctGGTGGACTTCTCGAGGGCGCGGCACGGGGCGTACCAGCAGACGGTGCTGCAGGTCAAGATGCTGCGGCAGATGCAGGAGATGCAGATGATGAACGCGATGCACGCGGGCTTCATGAGCGTGACGTACCAGGGGATCGAGGGCCTCCGGGTCGTGTCCGGCACGACGGACGGGTacgagcacggcggcggcgcgctcggGTGGCAcgcgacggccgagggggCGACGAGCGCCGCGTTCCGGAACCAGATGCAGGCGGGCATGAGCCAGGCCAACAGCGCCGGCACGTgggtgatgatggcgcaGCTGATGGAGAAGTGGCGCGAGTTCGAGTGA